Proteins encoded within one genomic window of Equus caballus isolate H_3958 breed thoroughbred chromosome 20, TB-T2T, whole genome shotgun sequence:
- the GPX5 gene encoding epididymal secretory glutathione peroxidase codes for MTAQLRASYLFLLLLAGFVQTENNAEKMKTDCYKDVKDTIYEYSAVTLNGKEHIQFNQYAGKPVLFVNVATYCGLTAQYPELNTLQEELKPFDLVVLGFPCNQFGKQEPGENSEILPGLKYVRPGGGYVPNFQLFEKGDVNGEKEQKVFTFLKHSCPHPSDVLGSLKHISWEPIKVHDIRWNFEKFLVGPDGVPVMRWFHKTPVSTVKSDILAYLKQFKIKKGG; via the exons ATGACTGCACAGTTAAGGGCCTCctatcttttcctccttctcctagCAGGCTTTGTGCAGACAGAAAACAATGCAGAGAAGATGAAG aCAGATTGCtacaaagatgtgaaagacacCATCTATGAATATAGCGCCGTCACTCTTAATGGAAAGGAACACATTCAGTTCAATCAGTATGCGGGCAAGCCTGTCCTTTTTGTCAATGTGGCCACTTATTGTGGTCTGACTGCTCAATATCCTG AACTGAACACACTTCAGGAGGAGCTGAAGCCCTTCGACTTAGTAGTGCTGGGCTTCCCCTGCAACCAATTTGGAAAGCAAGAACCAGGAGAGAACTCAGAGATCCTTCCGGGGCTGAA GTATGTCCGTCCGGGGGGAGGATATGTACCTAATTTCCAGCTTTTTGAGAAAGGAgatgtgaatggtgaaaaagaacagaaagtctTCACCTTCTTGAAG cactCCTGTCCTCACCCCTCTGATGTTTTGGGCTCATTAAAACATATATCCTGGGAACCTATAAAGGTCCATGACATCCGCTGGAATTTTGAAAAGTTCCTGGTGGGGCCTGATGGAGTCCCTGTCATGCGCTGGTTCCATAAGACTCCGGTCAGTACAGTCAAGTCAGATATCCTGGCGTACCTGAAGCAGTTCAAAATTAAAAAGGGAGGCTGA